Below is a window of Fimbriimonadaceae bacterium DNA.
CCTTGATAATGTGACGCTCTATTGTTCGCCGCGAAGTCCCTGCATCCGGTACGACGGACGGATCGCGAAAGAAGTCATCAGCCCATGTCCGAAGCCATTCAGATTGTGGCATCGGGATGCTTGTCGGAATCGCTGGAGCAGTTTGTGCTTCGTGTTGAATCAGAGTCGCAAAGGCAGTAGCGAAAGGCTGTCCCAAGATTACGGGACCAACTCGACAGATTTCCGTGATCAACTCCCGCAAGAATGGGCGGACCTCCAGCGGGCCATTCTCGCGATCAATCTCAAGCTCTGGTGCAAAGTAGAGTGTGCGCACTCTGGCCTTGCCCAAAGTCTTGCCGGGGTGCGGTTCGCCTGCTCGAACCCACAATGCACGATTGGCAGGCAGAATGTGCAGTCCTTGCGAAGTTTCCACTTGGATCGCTCCCTCCACGGCAAAGACCAGCTTTGCCCACGGGCTTACAGGCCAAAGAATCGGCTCGGAGCGATGATGATCGAGTGACCAAAAACGGATCAATACGCCAGAATCAGCAGCTTGTCGTGATTGCGACATTTAATGTCTATTATAGTGAATCACGCCAAAGATTGAAGCCTCTATAATCAGAGAATGTCTACCGCGAGTCAACCCAACACCCTTTCCCACTTCGCGATTAACGTTGAAGATTGCGACCGAGCGATTGCTTTCTACAAAGCCGTGTTCGGATGGCAGTTCTCGGCATGGGGGCCACCCGGGTTCTTTCTCACCAACGTCGGCGACCTTCATGCTGCGATTCAAAAACGCCAAGACGAGCCGTTCCCGACTCACATCGGCAACTTTGAATGTACGATCGCGGTGGATGATGTTGATCGGGTCGCCGCGCTCATTGAGAAGAGCGGTGGGAGCATCACGATGCCGAAGGTCACCATCCCCTCGGTTTGCGATATCGCCCGAGTCGTTGACTGTGAAGGAAATACCTTCAGCATTGCGAAGTATCTGTAAGGAAGATGGATTGATGAACTCGAAATCATTGCCCGAGTCGCCTGAATACGTCGAGTTTCTGTCGCCTTATCCAGAACCCACAAGGATCCTTGCAAGGGGGTTGCGAAAGCGGCTTCTTGAACTTCTTCCCTCGTGTATCGAGACCGTTTGGGATGCAACGAATGCAGTTGGGGTTGCTTTCGGATTTACTGAACACAATGCAGACCACTTCATTCATCTGCCTGTCTATACGAAGCATGTGAATATCGGCTTTTCACACGGGGCACAGTTCAATGACCCCGAAGGCAGGCTGTGCGGCAATGGAAGCAGAATCCGTCATATTCGACTTAACCGGCTCGAAGACCTCGACGATCCTTACCTGCACGACTTGATTCGCCAAGCGCACGAAAGTGCGGTGCAAAGCGACGAACCGGTCCAACCACGCACTATTATTCGGGTGATGGAGGGTCCAAAACGCAGGCCGAGGCCTGAAAAGTAGGCTAATGCTCGAGTGACTCGAAATTAGTGAATCCCTGGTGTGATGTCAAACACTTGGATTCATGTGATACGGCGTCTTGCAGGTACTTACCGACCCGCAGTGCGCGCCTCCCCCGATTCGCAGTCGGCTGGGTGTAACCTATGTGTCCGGAACGTTTTGTAACCCATGTGTCCGGAATGGACATAAGTGAAATGGCGGCCCCGGAGGGACTCGAACCCCCGACGCCCTCCTTAGGACGGAGGCGCTCTATCCACTGAGCTACGGAGCCGCATTGAACTCTGGCGCACTCAAAAAATGCCAAATTGCACTTCATGACGGGCCAGCAGGACGATCTATTCTACCTTGGCATATCACGACAACACGGCAGGTCTAAGACACGTAAATGTGTACGTAGGGCGGGGTTGCCAATCTCGGCGAAAACCGAATCTTAGCCGATGCCAGGCCGTGTGTTGACGATGGCTCGCGCGTTCTGCGGAGGAACGAAGTTGAACGTGCCTGCGGGAATGTTGGGGCTCTCCGTCACATCAATGCGGAAAGAGTTGAATCGAAACGGCGACTGAGATTGAATGTCTCGGTGCTCAATAGCCTTCAAGTGCCGAACGTTGTTGTTATCGATGTCCAAAAAGAAGACGACACAACGATGGGCAAGCTGGTTTTGAGCCGCAGCCCAAAAAAGTGCGATCTCTTGATTCGGTCCGGTGACGAAGTCGGCGTTCGGGTCGTTTGGATTCATGGGGTCTGACGTACGGCTACTGGGCCCGACGAGTCGAGAATTTCCAGAGTCGGCGATCACCCACGGGCGATAGGCAGCCTGAGCACCAGCGTAGACCTCTTGGATCATTCGCGCCAAGAACGATTCCGATCCACGGGTCGCCCGAGAGAACGCCTGCATCAGTTGAGACTGATAGGTTGCTGGCTGCGACGAGCCTTCTTTCCAGTAGATCTCGGTCCAATAGGTATTGGAGGGTGCCTCGTAGACCCAAAAAGTACGACTATCTCCGACGATCCGGCGGATCATGCCACTCGCATCGCTCGAAACCGACTCGAGTTGGTAGACGACATCACCAGTCTTTGTGACTCCTCGGAGCCAGCTTAAGTCGATGTTGTAGGTGTAAACCTTCTTGCCGATCTCGTTTCGAGCGTTCATACGCAGGAGAAGAGAATCGTTCGAGCGGAGATTAACAAAGCTGTCTTGCACCGTTTGGAAGGCAGGGGTTTGCGCACATGCAAAGATACATGCCGAACCCATCATGACGGTAGCAAGCAGACGCTTCATTACGTTTGTTAGACCCCTGAACCTTCAGGAATGTTCTCTCTAATCATCGGTTTTACCCGGACACGGCCTTAGGAGGACGGAATTGACGTCAGACAATGCCGGAGCGCATAAGGTCTTTGAGCATCAAAAGCCCAACGACTTTTTTGCCATCAAGCACCGGAATCTCACCGATCTTCTTGGGTACGGGCAGATTTTGGAAGACCTCAAGGGCTTCAACAGCCAGCAGCTCTGGCGTGATGGTCGAAGCGGTAATCGTCATCAGCTCCCACGCTTTGGCTTCAAAGGGGTCAGTGGCCTTGATAAAGTGTCTTCGCAGGTCGCCATCGCTGATGATCCCCTCAAATTTGCCCTCTTCGTTCACAACACAAGCCGCACCGGCCCCTGCTTTGGTAATGGCTTGCATCACCTCAAGGATCGGGGTTTCGGGCTGGACGAGAGCCAGATCGTGGCCCGTTCGCATGACATCGCAGACTCGCAGCAATAGCCGTTTTCCGAGCGTTCCCGATGGGTGGAACTTTGCGAAGTCTTCGGCTGTGAACTGTCGTTCCTTCATCACCGCGACGGCAAGGGCATCGCTGAGGGCCATCATCGCGGTTGTGCTGGTGGTCGGGGCGAGGTTGTTTGGGCAAGCCTCTTCAGTGACGAGCGTGCTGATGGCCAGATCGGCCTGTCGCCCGCAACTGCTGTCTGGCCTTCCGGTGATCAAGATCGTTTTCGCGCCGATAGCCTTGAGGGGCACAAAAAGATCAAGAATTTCGCCGGTCTCGCCACTGTGGCTGTAGAGCAGGACGACATCGTTGGCTGTGACCATGCCGAGGTCGCCATGCACGGCCTCGGAGGCGTGAAGAAAGAGGCTGGGGGTTCCTGTGCTGCTGAGCGTCCCGGCTGTCTTTCGAGCGATGTGCCCAGACTTCCCTACCCCGCACGTGATCACGCGGCCTGTGCAGGTGAGAATCCACTCGACGGCTTTGGCGTGGGTTTCGTCGAGATGCTCGGCGAGGTAGCGGATCGCATCCGCTTCTTGCACCAGCGCACCGCGCATCACTTCCAGGCTCATGGTATTCGAGTCTACCGTTACTGCAGGATTCGCTTGCCGAAAAGGGACCCCAGGAATTCGACGGCGGTGATCGCGGTCACATTGTTGGAGTCGATCAAGGGGTTCACTTCAACGAGCTCAACTCCAGCGAGTTGGTAAGTGGTTTTTGGGCTGCCGAGGAACGCGCAAAGCAGTTCGGCCATCAGGTGCATCTCTCGATAGTTCAGGCCACCGCGGACTGCTGTTCCTGTTCCAGGGGCGAGGATTGGGTCAAGCACGTCGACGTCGAAACTGATCCAAAGCTTCTTGGCTTTGCGTTTTGCCATCCACCCGTGAAACTCTTCCAACACGGTGACAAGCCCACGCGAGTCGATGTCGAACATCGTGGCCGTATAGCCACCCTTTAAGGATTTCAAGGCCTCTTTTTCGGCCTTGTCTACGTCGCGCAGTCCCACCCAAGCGACGTGATCTTGACAAAGGCGGTTTGCGGGGACGATCTCCTTGGTCAGCTTGGACCATTGGCGATCACGGAGCCCGGTTGCTCCGGATTCCATCCCAAACAAAGCTCCAAACGGCATGCCATGTAGGCTGCCACTCCAAGAAGTACCGATGGTGTTTAGGTCGGCGTGGGCATCTACCCAAAGCACGGCGAGGTCATCACCGTACGCCTCCATCGCACCAGAAACCGAACCGATTGCGATTGAGTGGTCTCCGCCGATGACGATGGGCAACGCCCCTCTCTTGATTGACGACGAAACCTCCGACTTGAGCTTCTCATAGCACTTCATCGCAGGATCGAAATTGCGAATTCCTCCCTTGGCTGTCGCCTCGCTTCCAACCTTGATGTTGCCTCTATCCTTCACAGTCTTCCCGAGAGAGGTGAGGCTTTGCGAAAGTCCCGCAAGGCGGACAGCATCCGGGCCAAGACGACTGCCCAAACGCTTTCCGCAGAGGTCGAATGGTGCGCCAATGATTTCGATCACGGGGGGAAGTGTACTCACGATTGCCGATTGCTGTTGGACTGGAGTCAGACCTTGATTCCGTGTTGCAGCCCTTCAGCCTCAGCAGGTCCGCCCGCTGCCTGACTGAGCAAAGTACACTCATTACCATGCCCACAGCGGTCGGCGTTCTTGCCGTTCAAGGCGACTATGACAAGCATGTCAACGCCATCCGAAGGTGCGACCCGGACATCGAGATCCTTGAAGTCCGCTCGACCGAGGATCTCGCTCAAGTCGGCCGGCTGATCATCCCTGGCGGTGAATCTACAACGGTCGGTCTGTTGCTTGAGCGCTTCGGCCTTGGACAAGCCATCCGAGAAGCCGCAAGTGACGGAATGCCTATTTGGGGCACTTGTATGGGGATGATTCTGATGGCCGAGAGTGTGGCTGGAAGGGACCAATACCGGCTTGGCTTGCTTGATATCACCGTTGAGAGAAATGCCTTCGGCGCACAGGTCCACAGTTTTGAGGCGCCGGTTGAGATGTCGGGATTTGACGAACCTGTCTTAGGAGTGTTTATCCGCGCCCCAATCGTGACCCGGCTGGGTGGTGGGGTTGAGGAGCTTGCACGAATGGACGATAAGGTCGTTGCAGTTCGGCACGGACGGCTACTCGGAACCTCGTTCCATCCTGAGCTAACCGACGACATCCGTCTCCATGAGTGGTTCTTGGGATTCTAGGGCAGATCGACGATCTAGCGAGAAGTAATTTCATCCGCTGTTTCTGGGTGAGGGGCCGTAAGGCGTAAGCGCTGCCAAGCAGGTTTTTGAGGTTTGAGATCGCCTAACTGAAAGTCACAATATGCAGTCAGGATTCGCAAATAAAGTAGCCCCGCTCTGAGGGCACGGAGACGGGGCTTTCTGGGGGGAGGAAGGAAGATTTATGAAGTGCTTGCTGATCTCATCAGCCGCTAACTTTTTTATCGTCGAGATAGATGGACTTTTCTAACAGTTCTCCGATCACTTTGACGGGTACATAGACCACGCCATCTTTCTCGGTAACACGTTGGTCCATTTCTCTCGACTTACCATTCAGACGGTATTTCTTGGAGTCTTGTTCCAACACCAGATCACGGTCCTGGGTAAAAACGTAGATTCTGCCAGATCGGGGCGACTGGTCGTAATCCAGTTCCAACTGTCGGGCGGCGTCTACAATGGGGACCATCAGAGTCTTGCCTTCGTAGTAAGGGGTTCCGTAGCGAGAATTGAACCGAAGTG
It encodes the following:
- a CDS encoding VOC family protein translates to MSTASQPNTLSHFAINVEDCDRAIAFYKAVFGWQFSAWGPPGFFLTNVGDLHAAIQKRQDEPFPTHIGNFECTIAVDDVDRVAALIEKSGGSITMPKVTIPSVCDIARVVDCEGNTFSIAKYL
- a CDS encoding DUF1801 domain-containing protein produces the protein MNSKSLPESPEYVEFLSPYPEPTRILARGLRKRLLELLPSCIETVWDATNAVGVAFGFTEHNADHFIHLPVYTKHVNIGFSHGAQFNDPEGRLCGNGSRIRHIRLNRLEDLDDPYLHDLIRQAHESAVQSDEPVQPRTIIRVMEGPKRRPRPEK
- a CDS encoding KpsF/GutQ family sugar-phosphate isomerase, whose product is MSLEVMRGALVQEADAIRYLAEHLDETHAKAVEWILTCTGRVITCGVGKSGHIARKTAGTLSSTGTPSLFLHASEAVHGDLGMVTANDVVLLYSHSGETGEILDLFVPLKAIGAKTILITGRPDSSCGRQADLAISTLVTEEACPNNLAPTTSTTAMMALSDALAVAVMKERQFTAEDFAKFHPSGTLGKRLLLRVCDVMRTGHDLALVQPETPILEVMQAITKAGAGAACVVNEEGKFEGIISDGDLRRHFIKATDPFEAKAWELMTITASTITPELLAVEALEVFQNLPVPKKIGEIPVLDGKKVVGLLMLKDLMRSGIV
- the rocF gene encoding arginase — protein: MIEIIGAPFDLCGKRLGSRLGPDAVRLAGLSQSLTSLGKTVKDRGNIKVGSEATAKGGIRNFDPAMKCYEKLKSEVSSSIKRGALPIVIGGDHSIAIGSVSGAMEAYGDDLAVLWVDAHADLNTIGTSWSGSLHGMPFGALFGMESGATGLRDRQWSKLTKEIVPANRLCQDHVAWVGLRDVDKAEKEALKSLKGGYTATMFDIDSRGLVTVLEEFHGWMAKRKAKKLWISFDVDVLDPILAPGTGTAVRGGLNYREMHLMAELLCAFLGSPKTTYQLAGVELVEVNPLIDSNNVTAITAVEFLGSLFGKRILQ
- the pdxT gene encoding pyridoxal 5'-phosphate synthase glutaminase subunit PdxT, producing MPTAVGVLAVQGDYDKHVNAIRRCDPDIEILEVRSTEDLAQVGRLIIPGGESTTVGLLLERFGLGQAIREAASDGMPIWGTCMGMILMAESVAGRDQYRLGLLDITVERNAFGAQVHSFEAPVEMSGFDEPVLGVFIRAPIVTRLGGGVEELARMDDKVVAVRHGRLLGTSFHPELTDDIRLHEWFLGF
- a CDS encoding helix-turn-helix domain-containing protein, whose amino-acid sequence is MSQSRQAADSGVLIRFWSLDHHRSEPILWPVSPWAKLVFAVEGAIQVETSQGLHILPANRALWVRAGEPHPGKTLGKARVRTLYFAPELEIDRENGPLEVRPFLRELITEICRVGPVILGQPFATAFATLIQHEAQTAPAIPTSIPMPQSEWLRTWADDFFRDPSVVPDAGTSRRTIERHIIKETSLTLGQWCQQARALIGLRCLATGSTVLEAATESGFETSSGFIQSFRKQFGTTPGKILRSRYPD